In one Lolium rigidum isolate FL_2022 chromosome 3, APGP_CSIRO_Lrig_0.1, whole genome shotgun sequence genomic region, the following are encoded:
- the LOC124698236 gene encoding probable enoyl-CoA hydratase 1, peroxisomal codes for MAASSSSPDSVDLILVEPARPGSLVAVVTINRPDALNALTRPMMVSLAAAFRRLDADDGVAAVVLTGRGRSFCSGVDLKAAEEAFKGDVNDPAANPVTQMELCRKPIVGAVAGFAVTAGFEIALACDLLVAGRSAKFLDTHAKVGIFPSWGLSQKLSRFIGPNRAREVSLTCMPITAEMGEKWGLVNHIVEDSQVLSKAIEVAEAIARNNRNLVILYKSVINDGLQLDMKHARALEKERAVKFYGDMTNEQFADMQKFVQGRGSTSKL; via the exons ATGGCCGCCTCGTCCTCGTCCCCGGACTCCGTCGACCTCATCCTGGTCGAGCCAGCGAGGCCGGGATCGCTGGTGGCCGTGGTCACCATCAACCGCCCCGACGCGCTGAACGCGCTAACGCGGCCGATGATGGTCTCCCTGGCCGCGGCTTTCCGGCGACTGGACGCCGACGACGGCGTTGCCGCGGTGGTGCTCACGGGCCGTGGCCGCTCCTTCTGCTCCGGAGTTGACCTgaaggcggccgaggaggcgTTCAAGGGCGACGTGAACGACCCCGCCGCCAACCCCGTCACCCAGATGGAGCTCTGCCGCAAACCCATCGTCGGCGCCGTCGCCGGGTTCGCCGTCACCGCGGGGTTCGAGATCGCCCTCGCCTGCGACCTCCTCGTCGCTGGCCGCTCGGCCAAGTTCCTCGACACCCACGCCAA GGTTGGGATATTTCCTTCTTGGGGTCTTTCGCAGAAGCTCTCCCGTTTCATTGGGCCGAACAGAGCACGAGAAGTGTCACTAACTTGCATGCCTATCACTGCTGAAATGGGGGAGAAGTGGGGACTCGTTAACCACATTGTTGAAGACAGCCAGGTTCTGAGTAAGGCCATAGAGGTCGCCGAGGCCATTGCGAGGAATAACCGCAACTTGGTGATTCTATACAAGTCAGTTATAAATGATGGGCTTCAGCTGGACATGAAACATGCCCGAGCTCTTGAAAAG GAAAGAGCTGTCAAATTTTACGGTGACATGACAAACGAGCAATTCGCAGACATGCAGAAGTTTGTGCAAGGCCGGGGATCTACATCAAAGTTGTAG
- the LOC124702330 gene encoding cytochrome P450 716B1-like has product MDYLSIVVALAVTVSSIAIIHLLTSVKKPCPANLPPGSLGLPVIGQSLGLLRAMLSNTNDQWIRDRIDRYGPVSKLSLFGTPTVLIAGPAANKFVFFSSALATQQPRSAKRILGGNSIFDLHGADHRRVRGALLEFLRPDMLKMYVGKIDGEVRRHIEENWAGRATVTVLPLMKRMTFDIISALLFGLERGDTRDTLSGEFARVMEGVWAIPVNLPFTAFRRSLKASGRGRRVLEGITREKKEKVEQGKASRNSDLITCLLSLTDEHGERVLTDEEIVANAIVALIAGHDTTSILMTFMVRQLANDPTTLAAMVQEHEEIAKNKADGEALTWEDLAKMKFTWRVAQETLRTVPPIFGNFRVALKDIEFDGYFIPKGWQVLWTANVTHMDASIYHEPAKFDPSRFENQSVSAAPPCSFVAFGGGPRICPGIEFSRMETLVTMHYLVRHFKWKLCCKSNTFVRNLLPSPLHGLPIEIEHRISA; this is encoded by the exons ATGGATTATTTGTCTATAGTCGTTGCACTCGCTGTCACGGTTTCATCCATAGCCATCATTCACCTCCTGACCAGTGTCAAGAAGCCATGTCCGGCCAACCTGCCCCCGGGCTCCCTCGGCCTGCCGGTGATCGGGCagagcctcggcctcctccgcgccATGCTTAGCAACACCAACGACCAGTGGATACGGGACAGGATCGACAGGTACGGGCCGGTCTCGAAGCTGTCGCTGTTCGGCACGCCGACGGTGCTCATTGCAGGGCCGGCGGCCAACAAGTTCGTGTTCTTCAGCAGCGCGCTGGCGACGCAGCAGCCCCGGTCCGCCAAGCGGATACTCGGCGGAAACAGTATCTTCGACCTCCACGGCGCCGACCACCGGCGCGTCCGAGGCGCGCTGCTGGAGTTCCTCCGGCCGGACATGCTCAAGATGTACGTGGGGAAGATCGACGGCGAGGTGCGGCGCCACATCGAGGAGAACTGGGCGGGGCGCGCGACCGTGACGGTGTTGCcgctgatgaagaggatgacgttCGACATCATCTCCGCTCTGCTCTTCGGCCTCGAGCGCGGCGACACACGGGACACCCTCTCCGGCGAGTTTGCGCGCGTGATGGAGGGCGTATGGGCCATCCCGGTGAACCTGCCTTTCACGGCGTTCAGACGGAGCCTCAAGGCCAGCGGCAGGGGTCGCCGGGTGCTGGAGGGGATcacgcgggagaagaaggagaaggtggagcaGGGCAAGGCGTCAAGGAACAGCGACCTCATCACCTGCCTGCTCAGCCTGACGGACGAGCATGGCGAGCGGGTCCTGACCGACGAGGAGATCGTCGCCAACGCCATAGTCGCCCTCATCGCCGGCCACGACACgacgtccatcctaatgacgttcATGGTCCGCCAACTCGCCAATGATCCGACAACCCTCGCCGCCATGGTCCAAG AGCATGAAGAGATCGCCAAGAACAAGGCTGACGGAGAGGCTCTCACCTGGGAAGACCTGGCCAAGATGAAATTTACGTGGCGAGTCGCGCAGGAGACACTTCGCACTGTCCCTCCCATCTTCGGCAACTTCAGAGTAGCACTCAAGGATATCGAGTTCGACGGCTACTTCATCCCCAAAGGATGGCAG GTGCTTTGGACAGCAAACGTGACGCACATGGACGCGAGCATCTACCACGAGCCGGCCAAGTTTGACCCGTCCCGGTTTGAGAACCAGTCAGTATCGGCGGCTCCGCCATGCTCCTTCGTCGCCTTCGGCGGTGGCCCGAGGATATGTCCCGGGATAGAGTTCTCTAGGATGGAGACGCTAGTCACCATGCACTATCTGGTGAGGCACTTCAAATGGAAGCTGTGCTGTAAATCCAACACTTTCGTCAGGAACCTCTTGCCGTCCCCGCTGCATGGCCTGCCCATCGAAATCGAGCACAGGATCTCTGCTTGA